In one Carettochelys insculpta isolate YL-2023 chromosome 6, ASM3395843v1, whole genome shotgun sequence genomic region, the following are encoded:
- the BMP4 gene encoding bone morphogenetic protein 4: MIPGNRALMVILLCQVLLGGTNHASLIPEPGRKKVAELQGQAGSGRRSGQSHELLRGFEASLLQMFGLRRRPQPSKAAVVPAYMLDLYRLQSGEEEESLQDVSLRYPERSTSRANTVRSFHHEEHLEALPGPSDAPRVRFLFNLSSVPDHEVITSAELRLYREQLPGAGPAWGAGSHRINVYEVMKPLPARGQTIARLLDTRLVHHNVSRWESFDVSPAVLRWTQDKQPNHGLAVEVTPLPPAPRGPHVRVSRSLPQGDGDWAQLRPLLVTFSHDGKGHALTRRRRSAKPHPRPRKNKKNCRRHALYVDFSDVGWNDWIVAPPGYQAFYCHGDCPFPLADHLNSTNHAIVQTLVNSVNASIPKACCVPTELSAISMLYLDEYDKVVLKNYQEMVVEGCGCR, from the exons ATGATTCCTGGTAACCGAGCGCTGATGGTCATTCTCTTGTGCCAAGTCCTGCTAGGAGGTACTAACCATGCCAGTTTGATACCCGAGCCGGGGAGGAAGAAAGTTGCCGAGCTCCAGGGTCAAGCCGGGTCTGGACGCCGCTCCGGGCAAAGCCATGAACTCTTGCGGGGTTTCGAGGCGAGTCTGCTGCAGATGTTCGGGCTGCGAAGgcggccccagcccagcaaggCAGCGGTCGTCCCGGCGTATATGTTGGATCTCTATCGGCTGCAGTccggggaagaggaggaaagttTGCAGGATGTCAGCCTGCGCTACCCCGAGAGGTCCACCAGCCGGGCCAACACCGTGAGGAGCTTCCACCACGAAG AGCACCTGGAGGCCCTCCCGGGGCCCAGCGACGCCCCCCGCGTGCGCTTCCTCTTCAACCTCAGCAGCGTGCCCGACCACGAGGTGATCACCTCGGCGGAGCTGCGGCTGTACCGGGAGCAGCTGCCGGGGGCCGGCCCCGCCTGGGGAGCGGGCTCGCACCGCATCAACGTCTACGAGGTGATGAAGCCCCTGCCGGCGCGGGGCCAGACCATCGCGCGGCTGCTGGACACGCGGCTGGTGCACCACAACGTGTCGCGGTGGGAGAGCTTCGACGTGAGCCCCGCCGTGCTCCGCTGGACCCAGGACAAACAGCCCAACCACGGGCTGGCCGTGGAGgtgacccccctgccccccgccccgcggggcccCCACGTGCGGGTGAGCCGATCCTTACCTCAGGGGGACGGGGACTGGGCCCAGCTGAGGCCGCTGCTGGTCACTTTCAGCCACGATGGCAAAGGTCACGCCCTGACCCGGCGGCGCCGCAGCGCCAAGCCCCACCCGCGGCCGCGCAAGAACAAGAAGAACTGCCGGCGCCACGCCCTCTACGTGGATTTCAGCGACGTGGGCTGGAACGACTGGATCGTGGCCCCCCCGGGCTACCAGGCCTTCTACTGCCACGGGGACTGCCCCTTCCCCTTGGCCGACCACCTCAACTCCACCAACCACGCCATCGTGCAAACCCTGGTGAACTCGGTGAACGCCAGCATCCCCAAGGCCTGCTGCGTGCCCACGGAGCTGAGCGCCATTTCCATGCTCTACCTGGACGAGTACGACAAAGTGGTGCTGAAAAACTACCAGGAGATGGTGGTGGAGGGGTGCGGCTGCCGCTag